Proteins co-encoded in one Sporosarcina sp. FSL K6-1522 genomic window:
- the hisZ gene encoding ATP phosphoribosyltransferase regulatory subunit: MVKNEVYPERMLYDNEKVERIIKTINKRFTTYGYKRIKTSAFEQYDLYSKVKSSINQNEMIKVIDQTGQVLVLRPDVTIPITRELAENTPELADELRYFYVQEVFRQPTDRNDSIESTQAGVEYFCQSSAEADAEVIALACHTMKDLGFLDIKIEIGHASFFHELVQDLPLSDQQIAQLKTLIQAKNVVEIGPYLQRLDIDAEVREAIERIPFLYGNPAEVSERAKGIALTQKMQETLDYLTDVYDILKMYGLEQYIVSDLGLINHMGYYSGVIFQGYVEKLGKPVLMGGRYDRLGDEFGSALPAVGFACEIESIVKATESREVRSRFPIDVKIIYDDARLEQAIAIANELRERNYSVLSFSTSKECVNRQQSVYTIQLAKERGQLQYKEKTIPFSDMKEVLALLVGVKGAT, from the coding sequence TTGGTCAAAAACGAAGTGTATCCTGAACGTATGTTATACGATAATGAAAAAGTGGAACGAATCATTAAGACCATTAATAAGCGCTTTACAACGTACGGCTACAAACGCATTAAAACGTCAGCTTTCGAACAATATGATTTATATTCTAAGGTGAAAAGTTCGATTAATCAAAATGAAATGATTAAAGTGATTGATCAAACAGGGCAAGTGCTCGTCTTGAGGCCGGATGTCACCATTCCGATTACACGCGAATTAGCGGAAAATACGCCTGAATTGGCAGACGAGCTTCGTTACTTTTACGTGCAAGAAGTATTTCGTCAACCAACCGATCGTAACGACAGTATCGAAAGTACGCAAGCCGGTGTTGAATATTTTTGTCAAAGCTCGGCCGAAGCGGATGCAGAAGTCATTGCGCTCGCTTGCCATACGATGAAAGACTTAGGATTCTTGGACATTAAAATCGAAATTGGTCATGCTTCCTTTTTCCATGAACTTGTGCAAGATCTCCCTCTATCAGACCAACAAATTGCACAGTTGAAGACGCTTATTCAAGCGAAAAATGTTGTGGAAATTGGCCCGTACCTTCAACGTCTCGATATTGATGCGGAAGTGCGAGAGGCGATTGAACGGATTCCCTTTTTATATGGCAATCCGGCTGAAGTGAGTGAACGAGCGAAGGGAATTGCCTTAACGCAGAAAATGCAAGAGACGCTCGATTATTTAACGGACGTCTACGACATCTTAAAAATGTACGGCTTGGAACAGTATATTGTCAGTGATTTAGGGTTGATTAATCATATGGGCTATTATTCCGGTGTTATTTTTCAAGGGTATGTTGAGAAGTTAGGCAAGCCGGTCTTGATGGGCGGACGTTATGACCGTTTAGGGGATGAGTTTGGTTCAGCACTTCCGGCTGTTGGTTTCGCATGTGAAATTGAATCCATTGTCAAAGCTACAGAAAGTAGAGAAGTGCGTTCGCGCTTTCCAATTGATGTAAAAATTATTTATGACGATGCACGATTGGAACAGGCGATTGCGATTGCCAATGAATTGCGTGAACGAAATTATAGTGTTCTATCATTTTCGACATCTAAGGAATGTGTGAATCGTCAACAAAGCGTCTACACCATTCAGCTAGCAAAAGAGCGAGGGCAATTACAATATAAAGAGAAAACGATTCCTTTTTCAGATATGAAAGAGGTCTTGGCGTTACTTGTTGGGGTGAAAGGAGCTACATAA
- the hisG gene encoding ATP phosphoribosyltransferase, with amino-acid sequence MNYLTVAMAKGRTADKALTLFDKAGVRFSDFHDESRKLVIYDDNNQVKLIFVKAVDVPTYVANGAADIGVVGKDTLMEDPVDVYELLDLGIGKCQLAVAGFPGKEFSSSTALTVASKYPAVAKEYFDSKGIRVETIKLNGSIELAPLIGMSDVIVDIVESGATLRENGLVVLETIADVSARLIVNKASYATKTSQIQQFISDLKAALE; translated from the coding sequence ATGAATTATCTTACAGTCGCTATGGCAAAGGGGCGTACAGCGGACAAAGCGCTCACATTATTTGATAAAGCAGGTGTCCGGTTTTCCGACTTTCATGATGAGAGTAGGAAGTTGGTCATCTATGATGATAACAATCAAGTAAAGCTCATATTTGTAAAAGCGGTCGATGTTCCGACCTATGTAGCAAATGGGGCGGCAGATATTGGGGTTGTTGGAAAGGATACACTGATGGAAGACCCTGTTGATGTGTATGAATTATTGGATCTTGGTATCGGTAAATGCCAACTAGCCGTAGCAGGTTTTCCAGGTAAAGAGTTTTCAAGTAGCACAGCATTAACGGTCGCATCGAAATATCCAGCTGTAGCCAAAGAGTATTTCGATAGTAAAGGTATTCGGGTGGAAACGATCAAATTAAATGGTTCAATCGAATTGGCGCCGCTTATTGGTATGTCGGATGTCATCGTTGACATTGTAGAATCTGGTGCGACGTTACGAGAGAATGGCTTGGTCGTTTTGGAGACGATTGCTGATGTCAGTGCACGATTGATTGTCAATAAAGCGAGTTACGCAACGAAAACAAGCCAAATTCAGCAATTCATCTCGGATTTAAAAGCAGCATTGGAGTGA
- the hisD gene encoding histidinol dehydrogenase: MRIVTVEQYANEQAQGKAVQHNDLEFDKTVLEIIGTVREQGDEALMSYTEQFDGIRLDCLIVSDEEFEEAQTQVTEEFLGALRTAKRNITAFHAEQKEKSWFINQDKGIMLGQKVTPLDSVGIYVPGGKAAYPSTVLMNAIPAKIAGVGRIAMVTPPQRNGKVNPHVLVAAQEAGVDVVYKVGGAQAIAALAYGTETVQKVVKITGPGNAFVARAKKWVFGDVAIDMIAGPSEICVVADDTANPTFVAADLLSQAEHDERATAICVTTSATFAEALQVDVAEQIACADRKDIIEKSIADNGRIVLVDTLDEVFQFVNELAPEHLQLMVENPMEQLPYIHHAGAIFLGNYSPEALGDYMAGPNHTLPTSGTSAFSSPLGVYDFMKKSSIIQYSQQALQDVADDIITIANAEGLTAHAKSIQVRKAENNA, from the coding sequence ATGCGAATTGTAACAGTGGAACAATATGCAAATGAACAAGCACAAGGAAAAGCGGTGCAACATAATGACTTGGAATTCGATAAAACTGTGCTTGAAATTATCGGAACAGTACGTGAACAAGGCGATGAGGCGTTAATGAGCTATACGGAACAATTTGATGGCATTCGCCTTGATTGTTTGATTGTCAGTGATGAAGAGTTTGAGGAAGCACAGACGCAGGTGACGGAAGAGTTTCTTGGTGCATTGCGGACAGCGAAGCGTAATATTACGGCATTCCACGCGGAACAAAAAGAAAAGTCATGGTTCATCAATCAGGATAAGGGCATTATGCTAGGTCAGAAAGTGACGCCGCTGGATAGTGTCGGTATCTATGTACCGGGAGGAAAAGCGGCCTATCCTTCAACGGTCCTCATGAATGCCATTCCAGCGAAGATTGCGGGAGTGGGACGGATTGCCATGGTGACACCACCGCAGCGAAACGGCAAAGTGAATCCACATGTGCTTGTGGCTGCACAAGAGGCAGGCGTCGATGTTGTGTATAAAGTCGGTGGTGCACAAGCGATTGCAGCCTTGGCTTATGGGACGGAAACGGTGCAAAAAGTTGTGAAGATTACAGGTCCCGGTAATGCATTTGTCGCACGTGCGAAAAAGTGGGTATTTGGAGACGTGGCGATTGATATGATTGCAGGACCAAGTGAAATTTGCGTCGTTGCAGATGATACAGCGAATCCGACGTTTGTGGCGGCGGATTTATTGTCACAGGCCGAGCATGATGAGCGGGCGACAGCTATTTGTGTCACGACGAGCGCTACGTTTGCGGAAGCACTGCAAGTGGATGTGGCAGAGCAAATCGCCTGTGCTGATCGTAAGGACATCATCGAGAAATCCATTGCGGATAATGGTCGCATCGTGCTCGTTGACACATTAGATGAAGTATTCCAATTCGTCAACGAGCTAGCACCTGAACATTTACAGCTCATGGTAGAAAATCCGATGGAACAATTGCCATATATTCATCATGCAGGCGCCATCTTTTTAGGTAATTACTCACCAGAAGCGCTCGGGGATTATATGGCAGGACCAAACCATACTTTGCCAACGAGTGGAACATCGGCGTTTTCTTCACCACTAGGCGTTTATGATTTCATGAAAAAATCAAGCATTATTCAGTATTCACAGCAAGCGTTGCAAGACGTTGCAGACGACATCATAACAATCGCTAATGCGGAAGGCTTAACAGCGCATGCAAAGTCGATTCAAGTGAGAAAGGCGGAAAACAATGCGTAG
- the hisB gene encoding imidazoleglycerol-phosphate dehydratase HisB, translating to MRSKSIARQTAETKVQLDFAIDGSGKTDINTGVGFLDHMLTLFTKHGRFDLTVDCDGDIDVDQHHTVEDIGIVLGQAFADSIGTKEGIERYATISTPMDEALSTVSLDLSGRSYLVFNVDGMKDKVGNFDTELVEEFFIAFTNNAKINLHINLQYGKNTHHIIESIFKGFGRALRVASTINPDVKGVPSTKGML from the coding sequence ATGCGTAGTAAATCGATTGCAAGACAAACAGCGGAGACGAAAGTTCAATTGGACTTCGCGATAGATGGTAGCGGCAAAACGGATATTAACACGGGTGTTGGCTTTTTAGATCATATGCTAACGTTATTTACTAAACATGGTCGATTCGATTTAACGGTCGATTGTGATGGCGATATTGATGTGGACCAGCACCATACGGTTGAGGATATCGGCATTGTCTTAGGACAAGCATTTGCTGACAGCATTGGCACAAAAGAAGGCATCGAGCGCTATGCGACGATATCCACACCGATGGATGAAGCACTGTCGACTGTGTCGTTAGATTTGAGCGGACGTTCTTATTTGGTTTTCAATGTCGACGGCATGAAAGATAAAGTCGGCAACTTTGATACAGAGCTTGTGGAAGAGTTTTTCATCGCTTTTACAAATAATGCGAAAATCAATTTGCATATCAATTTACAATACGGCAAAAATACGCACCATATTATCGAATCAATCTTTAAAGGATTCGGCCGGGCATTGCGAGTTGCGAGTACCATTAATCCAGACGTGAAAGGCGTTCCATCTACTAAGGGAATGCTATAA
- the hisA gene encoding 1-(5-phosphoribosyl)-5-[(5-phosphoribosylamino)methylideneamino]imidazole-4-carboxamide isomerase, protein MILFPAIDIRGGKCVRLIQGDYDKEIIYNDSPTAMAKEWEEQGAAYIHVVDLDGAKTGDSLNKEAIQAIAGSVSIPVQVGGGIRSMDIVDAHIAAGVSRVIIGTAAIQNQQFLAEAVAKYGDKIAVSIDARNGFVATDGWTETSDVKAVDLLQKLVEIGVQTVVYTDIMKDGMLQGPNLYELEMMNNASSIDIIASGGVSTEEDIAKLRELNMYGAIIGKALYEGKLSLVKLLEDDNDAK, encoded by the coding sequence ATGATTTTATTTCCTGCAATTGATATTCGCGGTGGGAAATGTGTTCGATTGATTCAAGGGGATTACGATAAAGAAATTATTTACAACGATTCACCAACTGCCATGGCAAAAGAGTGGGAGGAGCAAGGAGCTGCTTATATTCACGTTGTCGATTTGGACGGTGCAAAAACGGGCGATTCGCTGAACAAAGAAGCAATTCAAGCGATTGCGGGTAGTGTATCGATTCCGGTGCAAGTAGGAGGCGGCATTCGTTCAATGGATATCGTCGACGCACATATTGCGGCGGGCGTGAGCCGTGTTATTATCGGGACAGCCGCTATTCAAAATCAGCAATTTCTAGCAGAAGCTGTGGCGAAATATGGCGACAAGATTGCAGTTTCCATTGATGCACGTAACGGCTTTGTGGCAACGGATGGCTGGACGGAAACGAGCGATGTCAAAGCGGTGGATCTGTTGCAAAAGCTAGTGGAAATTGGTGTGCAAACCGTAGTCTATACAGACATTATGAAAGATGGCATGTTGCAAGGGCCGAACTTATACGAACTTGAAATGATGAATAACGCCTCGTCGATTGACATTATCGCATCAGGTGGTGTTTCGACGGAGGAAGATATCGCAAAGTTGCGAGAACTGAATATGTACGGAGCGATTATCGGTAAGGCGCTATACGAAGGAAAACTATCTTTAGTCAAACTATTGGAGGACGACAACGATGCCAAGTAA
- the hisF gene encoding imidazole glycerol phosphate synthase subunit HisF → MPSNRIIPCLDFDNGKVVKGKKFLEVKEVADPLTLAKKYVADGADELVFYDIAASTKNRAMFLDLIAEIAKEVPIPFIVGGGIRTIDDIQKVFDAGGDKVSINSAALTNPSLIEEAAKKFGSERVILSMDVNEVGPSKWSVFAKGGQEDTGMDAIEWAVRGEKLGAGELVVNSIGEDGVKDGYNLELTRAVAEAVTIPVIASGGAGKPEHFRTVLTEGKADAALAASVFHFEDIHIGDLKNYLAEQNTSVGND, encoded by the coding sequence ATGCCAAGTAATCGAATTATTCCATGTTTAGATTTTGATAACGGGAAAGTCGTAAAAGGCAAAAAGTTTCTTGAAGTGAAAGAAGTCGCAGATCCGCTAACATTGGCTAAAAAATATGTAGCTGACGGTGCGGATGAGCTGGTATTTTACGATATCGCTGCTTCAACGAAAAATCGTGCCATGTTTCTGGATTTGATTGCAGAAATTGCGAAAGAAGTGCCGATTCCCTTTATCGTTGGTGGGGGCATCCGAACGATTGATGACATTCAAAAAGTGTTTGATGCAGGAGGCGATAAAGTCTCCATTAATAGTGCAGCGCTCACGAATCCTTCTTTAATAGAAGAAGCGGCGAAGAAATTTGGTTCTGAGCGTGTGATTTTATCGATGGATGTCAACGAAGTGGGTCCCTCTAAATGGTCGGTCTTTGCCAAAGGTGGACAAGAGGATACGGGCATGGATGCCATCGAATGGGCGGTACGTGGCGAAAAGCTTGGTGCAGGTGAACTAGTCGTCAATAGTATCGGTGAAGATGGCGTCAAGGACGGGTATAATCTTGAATTGACACGAGCCGTTGCAGAGGCCGTTACAATCCCGGTTATTGCAAGTGGGGGAGCTGGGAAACCTGAACACTTCCGCACTGTCTTGACCGAAGGAAAAGCTGATGCGGCACTCGCAGCATCTGTTTTCCATTTCGAAGATATTCACATTGGTGATTTGAAAAACTATTTAGCGGAACAAAATACATCTGTTGGGAATGACTGA
- the hisIE gene encoding bifunctional phosphoribosyl-AMP cyclohydrolase/phosphoribosyl-ATP diphosphatase HisIE, with protein MTMTIDIDNLTFDKDGLIPAIVQDDRTGKVLMLAYMNEEALTKTIETKETWFFSRSRQELWNKGATSGNRQQVQRLFFDCDQDTILVQVLPQGPACHTGEVTCFNTKALEVTTSSREVVQEVVDEIKERHNNPVEGSYTTYLFREGLDKILKKVGEETTEVVIGAKNRDKAEVTSELADLTYHSLVLMEELGVTVEDVKGELRKRRPNREVLRNE; from the coding sequence CTGACTATGACAATTGACATTGATAATCTGACATTTGATAAAGACGGGTTAATCCCCGCAATCGTGCAAGATGATCGGACAGGCAAGGTCTTGATGCTCGCTTATATGAACGAAGAAGCATTGACAAAAACGATAGAAACGAAAGAAACGTGGTTTTTTAGTCGCTCTAGACAAGAGCTTTGGAATAAAGGCGCTACTTCAGGCAATCGTCAACAAGTTCAACGCCTGTTTTTCGATTGCGATCAAGATACCATTTTAGTACAAGTATTACCGCAGGGACCTGCTTGCCACACAGGTGAAGTGACTTGCTTCAACACGAAAGCGTTAGAAGTTACTACATCCAGTCGGGAAGTTGTACAAGAAGTGGTCGATGAAATTAAAGAGCGCCATAATAACCCTGTAGAAGGTTCGTACACAACATATCTCTTCCGCGAAGGCTTGGATAAAATCCTGAAAAAAGTTGGGGAAGAAACAACGGAAGTTGTCATCGGTGCAAAAAATCGAGACAAAGCTGAAGTGACGAGTGAGCTGGCAGACTTGACGTATCATTCCCTTGTTTTAATGGAAGAGCTTGGTGTTACAGTGGAAGATGTTAAAGGTGAATTACGCAAAAGACGTCCAAATCGTGAAGTGTTGCGCAATGAGTAA
- the hisC gene encoding histidinol-phosphate transaminase, translating to MSKFWSSMVKRTEPYVPGEQVIQPNIVKLNTNENPYPPSPKVMEAIRGEMERNLQLYPSPTADDLRATVGRSYGLSADEVFVGNGSDEVLAFSFMAFFEPGQAIRFPAVTYSFYPVYAKLFDIPYEEVPLNDDFTLQVDQFFQSEGGVILPNPNAPTSLYTELEHIEAIVKNNPDKVVIIDEAYIDFASKSAAELIQQYDNLLVVQTTSKSRSLAGLRVGFAMGNTSLIAALVRIKDSFNSYTLDRLALVGAQAAFEDEAYFAETTGKIIATRNKIQTTLEQLGFSVPPSQANFVFASHETVSAEYLYNALKKRGILVRYFNKPGIDNYLRITIGTDEQMKQFAVKLREILEK from the coding sequence ATGAGTAAATTTTGGAGCAGTATGGTGAAACGGACGGAGCCGTATGTACCTGGGGAGCAAGTCATTCAGCCGAACATTGTAAAGTTAAATACCAATGAAAACCCATATCCGCCGAGTCCAAAAGTCATGGAAGCGATTCGTGGGGAGATGGAGCGCAATCTGCAATTATATCCATCACCAACAGCAGATGATTTGCGTGCAACGGTTGGTCGTAGCTATGGACTAAGTGCCGACGAAGTATTTGTCGGCAACGGCTCAGACGAAGTATTGGCCTTTTCTTTTATGGCGTTTTTTGAGCCTGGGCAGGCAATCCGTTTTCCGGCCGTTACGTATAGTTTTTATCCGGTATATGCCAAGCTTTTTGATATTCCATATGAAGAAGTACCGTTAAATGACGATTTTACATTGCAAGTTGACCAGTTCTTTCAGTCTGAAGGTGGTGTTATTTTACCGAATCCGAACGCACCGACAAGTCTGTATACTGAACTTGAACATATCGAGGCTATTGTGAAAAATAACCCAGACAAAGTCGTTATTATCGATGAAGCGTATATTGATTTTGCATCGAAATCTGCGGCGGAACTCATACAGCAGTACGATAATTTACTCGTTGTGCAGACGACATCCAAATCACGGTCATTGGCGGGCTTACGTGTCGGCTTTGCGATGGGGAATACTTCGTTGATTGCTGCACTAGTTCGCATTAAAGATTCATTTAACTCCTATACATTGGACCGACTGGCACTTGTCGGGGCTCAAGCGGCGTTTGAGGATGAAGCGTATTTTGCGGAAACGACAGGGAAGATTATTGCTACGCGTAATAAAATCCAAACGACATTGGAACAGCTTGGTTTTTCTGTTCCCCCTTCGCAAGCGAATTTTGTGTTCGCTAGTCATGAAACGGTCTCTGCAGAGTATTTATACAATGCATTGAAAAAAAGGGGCATCCTCGTTCGTTATTTCAATAAACCAGGAATTGATAACTATTTACGTATTACCATCGGGACGGATGAACAGATGAAGCAATTCGCTGTGAAATTACGAGAGATTTTAGAAAAATAA
- a CDS encoding ABC transporter substrate-binding protein, whose amino-acid sequence MNRKALITMSILLVLSVLLSACAGDKKSDADKPSKDDGTTKQGGTVIYARGADSVGLDPINITDGESIRVTHAIFETLFEYDTNLELQPKLAESYEVADDGVTWKLRLKEGIQFHDGTDFNADAVVFNFERWMDPENPYHIGDFPYYPFLYGGFKGDPTHKIEHVKAVDPSTVEIKLTEPTAPFISFLAIPMFGIASPTAIEKNKDNFYEHPVGTGPFEFESWTRNDKIVLKANENYYVKGQPLLDKMIFTVVPDNSARLNALTTGEADIIDGMNPGDAGTVEANPNLKLIKRPSFNISYLAFNTQKAPFDNVKVRQAINMAIDKKGLVDGFFSGYAEVAKNPIPPSLWGFNDGIEDYSFNVEEAKKLLAEAGYPDGFKTEIWTMSNPRPYMPQPLKSAEAMQANLKAVGIEADILTYEWATYLEKVSAGEHTMAMYGWTGVMADPDNFLYPNLSSTNVEKPASNSAFYVNEEFQALIEKARVTFDQDERIALYQEAQVLFHADAPWVPIAHTTPPIGLADYVEGFEAHPMENDNFATLYLTN is encoded by the coding sequence ATGAATAGAAAAGCGTTAATAACTATGAGCATTTTACTTGTCCTATCCGTACTGCTAAGCGCTTGTGCAGGGGATAAGAAGAGCGATGCCGACAAACCAAGCAAAGATGATGGTACAACTAAACAAGGTGGCACAGTGATCTATGCCCGTGGTGCGGATTCTGTTGGGTTAGATCCTATCAATATTACAGATGGCGAATCGATTCGCGTCACCCATGCGATTTTCGAAACATTATTTGAATACGATACAAATCTAGAATTGCAGCCTAAATTAGCGGAATCTTACGAAGTTGCAGACGATGGCGTAACATGGAAGCTTCGCCTGAAAGAAGGAATTCAGTTCCATGATGGCACCGATTTCAATGCAGATGCAGTCGTCTTCAACTTTGAACGTTGGATGGATCCTGAAAACCCATACCATATTGGAGACTTTCCATATTATCCGTTTCTATATGGTGGATTCAAAGGTGATCCAACCCATAAAATTGAACACGTAAAAGCAGTAGATCCATCAACTGTTGAAATCAAATTGACCGAACCAACTGCTCCTTTCATTAGTTTCCTAGCCATTCCCATGTTCGGAATCGCAAGCCCTACAGCCATCGAAAAAAACAAGGATAACTTTTATGAACATCCTGTAGGCACAGGTCCATTTGAATTCGAAAGTTGGACGCGAAACGATAAAATCGTCTTAAAAGCAAACGAAAATTATTATGTGAAGGGGCAACCACTGCTAGATAAGATGATTTTCACAGTCGTTCCAGACAATTCTGCGCGTTTAAATGCACTAACGACGGGAGAAGCAGATATCATCGATGGCATGAATCCAGGTGATGCCGGCACAGTCGAAGCTAATCCAAACTTGAAACTCATTAAACGCCCAAGTTTCAACATCAGCTACCTAGCATTTAACACACAAAAAGCGCCTTTCGATAACGTAAAGGTACGCCAAGCAATTAATATGGCCATTGATAAAAAAGGCTTAGTCGATGGATTCTTTAGCGGCTACGCTGAAGTAGCAAAAAATCCGATTCCACCATCACTGTGGGGATTCAATGATGGCATTGAAGACTATTCATTTAACGTAGAAGAAGCAAAGAAATTACTCGCAGAAGCTGGTTATCCAGACGGCTTTAAAACGGAAATTTGGACAATGAGTAATCCAAGACCGTATATGCCACAACCTTTAAAATCCGCCGAAGCTATGCAAGCCAATTTGAAAGCAGTTGGCATCGAAGCAGATATCCTTACGTATGAATGGGCGACCTATTTAGAAAAAGTGAGTGCAGGTGAACATACAATGGCGATGTATGGTTGGACAGGAGTCATGGCAGATCCCGACAACTTCCTCTACCCGAACTTAAGTAGCACCAACGTTGAAAAACCTGCCAGCAATAGTGCTTTCTATGTAAATGAGGAATTCCAAGCCTTAATCGAAAAAGCACGTGTTACATTCGATCAAGATGAACGTATTGCGTTATATCAAGAAGCGCAAGTTCTGTTCCACGCAGATGCTCCGTGGGTACCGATCGCACATACAACACCGCCAATTGGTCTTGCTGATTATGTAGAAGGCTTTGAAGCACACCCGATGGAAAATGATAATTTTGCGACACTCTATTTAACGAACTAA
- a CDS encoding cytochrome-c oxidase, which yields MAKSLLKISVVYFMIGIAFGLYMSVTHVFNMTSVHVHITLLGWMSLALVGVFYHLYPNLGKTGLAKAHFWLHNIGLPVMMIAIALAILGVSPVFFPIATAGGAATLIGIFCFGFNVLLNLNKRSA from the coding sequence ATGGCGAAATCACTGCTGAAGATTTCTGTCGTCTATTTCATGATTGGGATTGCGTTTGGGTTATACATGTCGGTCACGCATGTCTTCAACATGACATCTGTGCATGTTCACATCACTTTACTCGGTTGGATGTCGTTGGCTTTAGTAGGGGTATTTTATCATTTGTATCCCAATTTGGGGAAGACCGGTTTGGCAAAAGCGCATTTCTGGCTGCATAATATCGGTTTGCCGGTGATGATGATTGCCATTGCTTTAGCCATTTTAGGCGTGAGTCCTGTATTTTTTCCAATTGCAACTGCTGGTGGCGCAGCGACACTGATTGGTATTTTCTGTTTTGGTTTTAATGTTTTGCTGAATCTTAATAAACGTTCGGCTTAA
- the rlmN gene encoding 23S rRNA (adenine(2503)-C(2))-methyltransferase RlmN, with the protein MKNSIYGLTMEQLTEWLLERGHKKFRASQVWDWLYKKRVTSFAEMTNVNKECLQLLEDNFAIQTLEQTVKQESADGTIKFLFKMQDGNLIETVLMKFPYGHSVCVTTQVGCNIGCSFCASGLLKKSRDLNAGEIVEQIMKVQFHLDAKEQEDRVSHIVVMGIGEPFDNYTNLMDFLRVVNDQKGLAIGARHITVSTSGNPHKIREFANENIQVNLAVSLHAPNNDLRTRIMKINKAFPIEVLMDSIDYYLETTNRRITFEYIMLQDVNDHVAEAQQLGKLLENKRHLSYVNLIPYNPVDEHDQYRRSTPEAIDAFYKALRKKGINGGVRLEQGTDIDAACGQLRSKQIKKEKAK; encoded by the coding sequence ATGAAGAATTCTATATATGGATTAACGATGGAGCAACTAACAGAATGGTTATTAGAGCGAGGCCATAAAAAATTCCGTGCATCCCAAGTATGGGATTGGCTGTACAAAAAACGCGTCACAAGTTTTGCGGAAATGACAAATGTGAACAAAGAATGTCTACAATTGTTGGAAGACAATTTTGCAATTCAGACATTGGAGCAAACTGTGAAGCAAGAGTCGGCAGATGGAACGATCAAGTTCCTATTTAAAATGCAGGACGGTAATTTAATCGAGACGGTATTGATGAAATTCCCTTACGGTCATTCGGTTTGTGTAACAACACAAGTCGGCTGTAACATTGGCTGTAGTTTCTGTGCAAGTGGATTATTGAAAAAGAGCCGCGATTTAAACGCAGGCGAAATCGTTGAGCAAATTATGAAAGTACAGTTCCATCTTGACGCAAAAGAGCAAGAGGATCGTGTCAGTCATATTGTTGTTATGGGCATCGGCGAACCGTTCGACAATTACACGAACTTGATGGATTTCCTTCGCGTCGTCAACGACCAAAAAGGATTGGCCATTGGTGCACGTCATATTACGGTATCGACAAGTGGGAACCCACATAAAATCAGAGAATTTGCCAATGAAAACATCCAAGTCAACTTGGCTGTGTCGTTACATGCACCAAACAATGACTTACGTACACGCATTATGAAAATTAACAAAGCGTTCCCAATCGAAGTGTTGATGGATTCCATTGATTATTATTTGGAAACGACTAATCGTCGAATTACGTTTGAATACATTATGTTGCAAGATGTCAATGATCATGTGGCAGAAGCGCAACAATTAGGGAAATTACTGGAAAATAAACGTCATCTATCCTACGTCAACTTAATTCCTTATAACCCAGTTGATGAGCATGACCAATACCGCCGTAGTACACCAGAAGCAATCGATGCATTTTACAAAGCACTTCGTAAAAAAGGCATCAATGGCGGTGTTCGTCTTGAACAAGGAACGGATATTGACGCGGCGTGTGGTCAGTTACGCAGTAAGCAAATTAAGAAAGAGAAAGCGAAATAA